In one window of Mytilus galloprovincialis chromosome 6, xbMytGall1.hap1.1, whole genome shotgun sequence DNA:
- the LOC143080189 gene encoding uncharacterized protein LOC143080189 isoform X2 — translation MREAHPESGAAARQTFLNTSNRLWRKKVMPLLGFNPAKHEGTFGGSFKEQIYLSTLPECCFDLVIDIINSHEAGLLHQSNRKETTIKPGLFKHLVSVKSEVVVHRHLSQLNSGLVNLPEFRKQTRNIKVQSQSQNSTSNGPTVRRLQNEILRLKSRVEELEELVERNQIPDQDVYEFEDTDFSLREQDVEDTIQNEELELDVIPDTPTGSQVRTIPETPSTSKATSSRKRNKEGELLNILDRLRERAEKTQEDEQTEEIQVYSKGEKVSAYYTIDKKWYDAVITAVLKEGYRIKYVLDGFREVIKDTALLKKM, via the exons ATGAGAGAGGCTCATCCAGAATCAGGTGCAGCAGCAAGACAAACTTTTTTAAACACCTCTAACAGACTGTGGAGAAAGAAGGTGATGCCTCTTTTAGGCTTCAACCCAGCAAAGCAT GAAGGTACGTTTGGTGGTTCTTTCAAGGAACAGATTTACCTGTCAACCCTTCCAGAGTGCTGTTTTGACCTGGTTATAGATATAATCAACTCCCATGAAGCTGGTTTGCTGCACCAATCCAATAGAAAAGAGACTACCATCAAACCAGGACTTTTCAAGCATCTTGTCAGCGTCAAATCCGAAGTAGTAGTTCACAGACATCTAAGTCAACTGAATAGCGGACTAGTCAATCTGCCAGAGTTTCGTAAGCAGACCAGAAATATAAAG GTTCAGTCTCAGAGTCAAAacagcacatcaaatggaccaacAGTGAGGCGTTTACAG aatgaGATTCTCCGGCTCAAGTCCAGAGTTGAAGAGTTGGAAGAGTTGGTTGAAAGAAATCAAATACCAGATcag GATGTGTATGAATTTGAAGACACTGACTTCTCACTCAGAGAACAAGATGTGGAGGATACAATTCAG aatgAAGAGTTGGAGTTGGATGTCATTCCTGATACACCAACAGGTTCACAAGTTCGAACTATTCCAGAAACACCATCCACTTCTAAG GCAACCAGTAgcagaaaaagaaacaaagaaggaGAGCTTCTAAACATCCTTGACAGACTGCGTGAG cgAGCTGAAAAAACACAAGAAGATGAGCAGACAGAAGAAATTCAg gTTTATTCCAAAGGGGAAAAGGTGTCTGCCTATTATACCATTGATAAGAAATGGTATGATGCTGTTATAACTGCAGTTTTAAAAGAGG gCTATCGCATCAAATATGTGTTAGATGGGTTTAGAGAAGTGATCAAGGACACTGCATTGTTGAAGAAAATGTGA